A region from the Terriglobales bacterium genome encodes:
- a CDS encoding molybdopterin cofactor-binding domain-containing protein, with protein sequence MSEFSIIGKPMAMIDSVGKSTGAGKYTDDLSVPGMLIGKILHSPYPHARIRKIDTTKALALEGVVAVVTGRDAPNKYGILPVGHDETALCVDKVRYVGDNVACVAAVSEAVAEKALELIEVEYQPLPAYFDPEESMKAEYDLVHDHRPHNIEKEYHHVFGDPAQALAEAEYVHAARYVANEVTHAAMEPHSTLASFELDPASGQLGRLTVWSSTQVPYYLQHKLSLVLELPMSQIRVIKPLVGGGFGGKSEVIPLEIIAAVAARAARAPVKITYTREEVFWAHRGRPRTLVDLKVGVKFDGRITGVECRVVQDGGAYCSYGVVTILYSGALLGAIYDIPNVRYDGYRVLTNKPACGAMRGHGTVNVRFAFESALDEIAAHLKMDPVELRRANLLKPPCVTVNGLRVLSYGLPECVDKAVERSLWKVRRGKLGRGQGLGMACSHYVSGAANSIIRSDMPHSTVNIKVDRDGGVIVYTGASEIGQGSDTMTAQVVAETLGCTLGRVKIVAADTDLTPIDIGSYSSRVTMMAGNAALRAAQEVRKQVASAAARKMNCTPAEVVIRNDMVFKGSAGSLLAAAGFPTDEVVERRKRLNDRVEGQILRGSVQQKRRDEGPKDRMSFEEAVVAAIDFHGALTGTGSYAPPQDARGGNFKGSGVGPSPAYSYSAQVAEVTVDEETGEVKVLKIWAAHDCGRALNPVAVEGQVIGSVWMGLGQALEEEMVWKDGLLMNPGLLEYRSPSAIESPEVEAIIVESVDPEGPFGAKEASEGSLAAAIPAIANAIYDAVGIRLREAPFTPERVLAALRAQKGAKQLNMTEGVDPTAPAKFREHGGSLWFKGKGPERHPQDPARRGEQPAGGDD encoded by the coding sequence ACCTCTCCGTCCCCGGCATGCTCATCGGCAAGATCCTGCACTCGCCCTACCCGCACGCCCGCATTCGCAAGATCGATACCACCAAGGCGCTGGCGCTTGAGGGCGTGGTGGCGGTGGTCACCGGGCGCGACGCGCCCAACAAGTACGGCATCCTGCCGGTGGGCCACGACGAGACCGCACTTTGCGTGGACAAGGTGCGCTACGTAGGCGACAACGTGGCCTGCGTGGCCGCGGTCTCCGAAGCCGTCGCCGAGAAAGCGCTGGAGCTGATCGAGGTCGAGTACCAGCCCCTGCCCGCCTACTTCGACCCGGAAGAGTCCATGAAGGCGGAGTACGACCTGGTCCACGACCACCGCCCGCACAACATCGAGAAGGAGTATCACCACGTCTTCGGCGATCCCGCCCAGGCGCTGGCCGAGGCCGAGTACGTGCACGCCGCCCGTTACGTCGCCAACGAGGTGACGCACGCGGCCATGGAGCCGCACTCCACGCTGGCTTCCTTCGAGCTCGACCCTGCGAGCGGGCAATTGGGCCGGCTGACCGTCTGGTCTTCCACCCAGGTGCCCTACTACCTGCAGCACAAGCTGTCGCTGGTGCTGGAGCTGCCCATGTCGCAGATCCGTGTGATCAAGCCGCTGGTGGGCGGCGGCTTCGGGGGCAAGAGCGAGGTCATCCCGCTGGAGATCATCGCGGCGGTGGCGGCGCGCGCCGCCCGCGCCCCGGTCAAGATCACCTACACGCGCGAGGAGGTCTTCTGGGCGCACCGCGGGCGCCCGCGCACCCTGGTCGACCTCAAGGTCGGCGTGAAGTTCGACGGCCGCATCACTGGGGTGGAGTGCCGCGTGGTGCAGGACGGCGGCGCCTACTGCTCCTACGGCGTGGTGACCATCCTCTACTCGGGCGCGCTGCTGGGCGCCATCTACGACATCCCCAACGTGAGGTACGACGGCTACCGCGTGCTGACCAACAAGCCCGCCTGCGGGGCCATGCGCGGCCACGGCACCGTGAACGTGCGCTTCGCCTTCGAATCGGCCCTGGACGAGATCGCCGCCCACCTGAAGATGGACCCGGTGGAATTGCGGCGCGCCAACCTGCTCAAGCCGCCCTGCGTCACGGTGAACGGGCTGCGCGTGCTCAGCTACGGCCTGCCCGAGTGCGTGGACAAAGCGGTGGAGCGCTCGCTGTGGAAGGTACGCCGCGGCAAGCTGGGCCGCGGCCAGGGCCTGGGCATGGCCTGCAGCCACTACGTCAGCGGCGCGGCCAACTCCATCATTCGCTCCGACATGCCGCACTCCACCGTGAACATCAAGGTGGACCGCGACGGCGGGGTGATCGTGTACACCGGGGCGTCGGAGATCGGCCAGGGCTCCGACACTATGACCGCGCAGGTGGTGGCCGAGACCCTGGGCTGCACGCTGGGGCGGGTGAAGATCGTCGCCGCCGACACCGACCTCACCCCCATCGACATCGGCTCCTACTCCAGCCGGGTGACCATGATGGCGGGCAACGCCGCCCTGCGCGCCGCCCAAGAGGTGCGCAAGCAGGTCGCGTCGGCCGCCGCCCGCAAGATGAACTGCACGCCGGCGGAGGTGGTGATCCGCAACGATATGGTCTTCAAGGGCAGCGCCGGGTCGCTGCTGGCCGCCGCCGGCTTTCCCACCGACGAGGTGGTGGAGCGGCGCAAGCGGCTGAATGACCGCGTGGAAGGCCAGATCCTGCGCGGCTCGGTGCAGCAGAAGCGCCGCGACGAAGGTCCCAAAGACCGCATGAGCTTCGAGGAGGCGGTGGTGGCCGCCATCGACTTCCACGGCGCGCTCACCGGCACCGGCTCCTACGCCCCGCCGCAGGACGCCCGCGGCGGCAACTTCAAGGGCTCGGGCGTTGGCCCGTCGCCCGCGTATTCCTACTCGGCGCAGGTGGCCGAGGTCACGGTGGACGAGGAGACCGGCGAGGTCAAGGTGCTGAAGATCTGGGCGGCGCACGATTGCGGCCGCGCCTTGAACCCGGTGGCGGTCGAGGGCCAGGTGATCGGCTCGGTGTGGATGGGCCTGGGGCAGGCGCTCGAGGAAGAGATGGTGTGGAAGGACGGCCTGCTCATGAATCCCGGCCTCTTGGAATACCGTTCGCCCTCGGCCATCGAGTCGCCCGAGGTAGAGGCCATCATCGTGGAGAGCGTCGATCCCGAGGGCCCGTTCGGCGCCAAGGAAGCCAGCGAAGGCTCGCTGGCGGCCGCCATCCCCGCCATCGCCAACGCTATCTACGACGCCGTGGGTATCCGCCTGCGCGAGGCGCCCTTCACCCCGGAGCGGGTGCTGGCGGCGCTGCGCGCCCAGAAGGGCGCCAAGCAGCTCAACATGACCGAAGGCGTCGACCCGACCGCCCCGGCCAAGTTCCGCGAGCACGGCGGCTCGCTGTGGTTCAAGGGCAAGGGGCCGGAGCGGCATCCCCAGGACCCGGCGCGCCGCGGCGAGCAGCCGGCCGGAGGTGACGATTGA